A genome region from Cucumis sativus cultivar 9930 chromosome 4, Cucumber_9930_V3, whole genome shotgun sequence includes the following:
- the LOC101215756 gene encoding F-box/kelch-repeat protein At1g55270, producing the protein MNESVEPSSRAQRGIRIQAPLVDSVSCYCKVDSGLKTVVGARKFVPGSKICIQPDINPNAHRSKASRRERTRVQPPLLPGLPDDLAIACLIRVPRVEHRKLRLVCKRWYRLLMGNFYYSLRKSLGMAEEWVYVIKRERDRRISWHAFDPTYQLWQSLPPVPVEYSEALGFGCAVLSGCHLYLFGGKDPIKGSMRRVIFYSARTNKWHRAPDMLRKRHCFGSCVINNCLYVAGGECEGIQRTLRSAEVYDPNKNRWSFISDMSSAMVPFIGVVHDGLWFLKGLGTRREVMSEAYSPETNTWTTVSDGMVSGWRNPSISLNGQLYALDCQDGCKLRVYDSATDSWNRFIDSKLHFGSSRALEAAALVSLNGKLCIIRNNMSISLVDVSSPDKRVESNPHLWENIAGRGHLRTLVTNLLSSIAGRNGLKSHIVHCQVLQA; encoded by the exons ATGAACGAATCGGTTGAACCCTCTTCAAGAGCTCAAAGGGGAATTCGAATTCAAGCTCCACTG gttGATTCTGTGTCGTGCTATTGCAAAGTAGATTCAGGCTTGAAAACAGTTGTTGGAGCTAGAAAATTTGTCCCTGGCTCAAAAATATGTATCCAGCCTGATATTAATCCAAATGCACATAGAAGTAAAGCTTCGCGGAGAGAAAGGACCCGAGTCCAACCTCCACTCCTCCCTGGCCTTCCTGATGATCTTGCCATTGCTTGTCTAATTCGAGTCCCTCGAGTGGAACACAGGAAACTCCGCCTTGTTTGCAAGAGATGGTATCGACTTCTGATGGGAAACTTCTATTATTCTCTAAGGAAAAGTCTTGGCATGGCAGAAGAGTGGGTCTATGTCATCAAAAGAGAACGTGATCGAAGGATCTCGTGGCATGCCTTTGATCCCACCTACCAGCTTTGGCAATCACTTCCACCTGTTCCTGTTGAATACTCGGAGGCCCTTGGTTTTGGCTGTGCTGTTCTCAGTGGTTGCCACCTCTACTTATTTGGTGGGAAAGATCCAATAAAGGGATCAATGAGGCGGGTGATTTTCTATAGTGCTCGTACAAACAAATGGCATAGAGCACCTGATATGCTTCGGAAACGTCACTGTTTTGGCTCTTGTGTTATAAATAACTGCCTTTACGTTGCTGGTGGTGAATGTGAGGGAATCCAGAGAACTCTTCGTTCAGCTGAGGTTTATGATCCCAACAAGAACAGATGGAGCTTTATTTCAGATATGAGCTCAGCTATGGTGCCATTCATCGGTGTAGTTCATGATGGGTTGTGGTTCCTGAAAGGACTTGGAACTCGCAGAGAGGTCATGAGCGAAGCCTATTCTCCCGAAACTAATACTTGGACAACAGTAAGTGATGGCATGGTTTCTGGCTGGCGCAATCCGAGTATCTCTTTGAACGGACAACTTTATGCCTTGGATTGCCAAGATGGATGTAAGCTTAGGGTTTATGATAGTGCAACAGATTCATGGAACAGATTCATCGATAGCAAGCTCCATTTTGGAAGCTCTCGTGCTCTAGAGGCTGCTGCCCTAGTTTCGCTTAATGGAAAGCTTTGCATTATCCGGAACAACATGAGTATCAGCCTAGTTGACGTTTCAAGTCCCGATAAAAGGGTTGAGAGCAATCCTCATCTGTGGGAAAATATTGCTGGGAGAGGTCACTTGAGGACTctagttacaaatttattgtCCAGTATAGCTGGCAGAAACGGGTTGAAGAGTCATATTGTGCATTGTCAGGTGCTCCAGGCATAA